The DNA sequence AGAGTACTGGTGCATGCACCAACCGCATTTGTAGGACACTGACTCAAAGGGGCAGCTAATGCAATGGCTGGAGTAGAAGCTATTAATGCAAGACTAGCTTTAATCAATTTTTTCATTTTTTCTCCTCTAACTTTATTTAATAATTTAATTATAGCCTAAGAAAACAATTTGTAAATTATTGCTTGCTGGCGTTTGAATTAGGCTGTTTATAACGAATTTTACAATTAACCAGGCACAAAGTACTACGATTATACCTATTATTCCATAAAGTATGGTATTCTTAGCCTTCCCGATATTATCTGGATTGCCAGCCGAAGTAATATATTGAAATCCACCTATTATTATAAATAATATTGCTATAACTCCAACAAGTAGTGTTAGTGAATTTGAAATAGAATAAATAATTTCAGGCAATGTTTTTGTTGGTAACGGGTTATTATTGGGGTTCACTGGCGGATCTATTTTGGCTAATACAGGGGAGGTATATATAATTAACAACCAGAATAAGTATTTAACTTTCTTCATATTATTGTCCTACATGATCAATTATAAATGTTATAACTGCAAATGACATTAATGATGCTACTAACCCAATTATTGCATATGTAATGGTATTTTTTGCATTTCTGATATTGTCGTAATTTCCGGCAGATGTAATATACTGAAAACCACCGATTATGATAAACAGAACAGAAATTGTACCTACTAAAGCCATTAATATTTCAATTACTATTCCTAATAATCCTAAAAGATCCTTGGGGATTATACAATCAGGTATGATGCCGCCATTATTTTTAGGCTTACATTGTTTATTTGCAAAAATATCGTCTGCATAAACAAATGTCGGGAAAATATTTATTAAAAGAACGGTTGTCAGTTTGCTAATTATTTTCATTTAGTATACCATATTTACGCTTATTTTGCAATGTATTAAAAGCTTCCTGTTAAGAAATTAATAATCGAAAAAGAAATAATAGCTAAAATTAAACCAATAATAGCATATAGGATTGTAGTTTTAGCTCTGCCGATATTATCCGGATTACCGGCAGAAGTAATGTATTGAAAACCACCAACAATTATAAATATTACAGCTATTGTGCTAACTAGTGCTAAAGCAACGTTGATTAAATTTGTTAGAAGAGTTGCTAAATCACTTAGTTGGCATGGATCGTTGGGGTTATTACCACCTTCAATACATTCTATATTTTTCCAAAGGTCTAGTGCATGTAATAATAAATAATTACTCATTATTTAATACTTGGAATTAATAGTTTTATAAGTCCATAAGAAAATAATATTATAATAAGTGCAGTGATTGATGTGACTATAGTATCCTTGGCCTTGCCTATTTGATCAGGGTTTCCGGTAGCTGTTATATATAGGAATCCAGCATAAATTAAACCAAGCAAAGAAAGGGTTCCTATTATCCCCGCAACCCACGCGTAGACTATGCCTATGAAAGACCCAAGGATATCATCCGTTACACATATTTTGCCAAAAACAGTTTCATATACTTCGCCCGTTGGACAAACAAGCGCGCCGCCACCCGGAGCCGGAGGGGTATTATTGCCGGGTTGTTCATTTGGGTCCGCATTTTGTATTGCGATTGCCTGGCCTGGTTTACAATCTGCGGCGCCTATATCGTCGGCATTCTTAACATTGCATACTACCAGTTCTCCACTATTTTTATTTCCAGAGATATTGATAAAAAATCTCTTTTTTGATGCAGATGAATACGCCGTATATTGTGTATTATCTAGGGCACTTCTTGTTAGTGTAAGCGTTTCTCCGCCTATGGTCCCTTTTATTTCTTCAAGGTTAGATCCGACATAGCGGAATGTATCCGCTGCAGAAATAATCGATGCGCTGAATAATACTATAGTCAATGTTATTATGGTAATTAAATTTTTCATTATCAATTATTTTCTTTCATATTTTCTAATATGTCAGTTACTTTTTTAGAGGCGGTGTTAATAGCGTCTTGAGGGCCCTGTTTATTAACTGTAATGTTATTGATTAGTTCACTAAATGCATTATCTGTTTTTTCCCAATCACCCTTAAACCAAGTTTTAGCATCTTTTGTCTGTTTATTAAAAATTACTGCGTATTTTCCCCCCTGAGATTCAGAAAATTCGATCATAGATGACGGGAGAGATGTTTTTTCAATATATTTTCTATATTGTTCTTTAGTTGTTGCAAATTTTAAAAAGTCCCATGCAGTTTTTTGGTTTTTTGAATTTTTATTTACCGAATAAGCCCAGTATTTTGCATAGTAAACCTTGTTTCCAAGTATTTGAGGAGCTGTAGCAACTTCAAATTTTAGTTTTTCATTTGTAAGTTTTTTAATTCTTCTTATATCTGCAGCATATCCGAACATCATTGCCGTTTTTCCTGAAGTAAATGCCTCGATAGAATTAGGCATACCTTTTCTCCATGTATATGTTTCTTTGGTTGGATCTGAAAAAGATGCATAAAATTCTAAAGCAGATGTTCCCGGATAAACAATATTACCGTTTTTATCTTTTGTAGAAATATTAAAATATGCTTTTCCTTTATCATCAGAAACCATTTGGGTATTGTTCTGAAGCATAAGCATGTAAAGAATATCTTGTGAATATTCTACATTATCTGCCGTGCCTATAGCTATTGCAGCTTTATTTATATAATCACCCTTGAGATTCCTAATTTTTTTAATAGATGATTTGAAATTTTCCCACGTGTCAGAAGGTTCAAATACCTTATCTCCCATCGCTTTCTGATTATAAAAGATTGCTAGGGTATCTACATAAAAAGGAATAGCGTAAATTTTATCATTATATATTAGGTCGGTATTTGCAATTTTTTGAAATATTTTTTCGAAATCACCTTTGGAATATGTTGATGACGGAACAGCGGTTATTTTTTTATAATGTTTAGGTACCCAATCATTTCTGATTTGTAAAATATCTGGTCCTTCTCCGGAGGCAATAGCATCTGTCATCATTTTTTCATATTCTCCAGGTGTATTTTCAATTTTTTTAAGGGTTATACTGATGTTTGGGTGTTTTTTGGTATATGTATCTATGATAGGTTTTAAATCGGCCTCTTCATCTTGATAGCTCCAGAAAGTTAAGTTAATTTTCTCAATTATTTTTTTGCCGATAAGTACTTTTATAAGAAAAAAAGCCAAGATAACAAATATTATCCCGCCAATAATACCTGCAATCAATTTGAATTTATTTTCCATTTTTTACCTAATTATTTTCTAAGAACTTTTTTAGGAAATCTTTAAACTCTTTTAAATCTTCTCTTTTTAAAGCATAAGCTACGGTAGCTTTTAAGAAGTCCAGTTTATGACCGGTTGAGTACCATGTTCCGTCAAATTTGCAGGCATATAAAGGTCTTTTTTTCATTAGTTCCTTTAAGCCGTCTATAAGTCTTATTTCCCCGTCTTTGCCGGGTTTTGCTTTTTTAATATTTTCAAAAATATCGGGGGTTACAATGTATTTTCCGACGATAGCTAGATTTGAAGGCTCTTTATGTTTTTCCGGTTTCTCAACCATGTCAAAAATTTGATAGATATTATTTTCTAGATGTTCAGCCTTTATAACACCGTAGCGTGATACCTCGCTTTCTGGTACTTCGGCAACAGCAATTACTGGATCCTGATATTTTTCATACACTTCCATCAATTGCTTTAAGCATGGATCTTTGGAATCAACTAAATCATCTCCGAATAATACAGCGAATGGTTCGTCATTTATTACTTGTTTTGCGCAAAGTATAGCATGGCCGTCTCCTAAAGGTTCTTTTTGTCTTACATAAACTATGTTTGCTAGATTGGAAATTGTTTTTATTTCTTTTAAGAGATCTAATTTGCCCCTGCTTCGTAACGCGTGCTCTAAGTCATATGAGTAATCAAAATGATCTTCAATTGTTCTTTTGGTTCTTCCTGTAACCATTATTAATTCATTGATACCGGATGCCACAGCTTCTTCTACTAGGTATTGGATAACTGGTTTATCAACTAAGGGAAGCATTTCTTTTGGAGATGCAATAGTTGCCGGAAGAAATCTAGTGCCAAGCCCTGCAACCGGGAGTATTGCTTTTGTTACTTTTTGTTTATCCATATATTGTCCGATTATTTACTGATTAGATTTTATTCAATTTATTATGATTGGTCAACTTTAGAAAGAAACAGTTAACAACTGATAATTATTAATAACGAATTTCAAACTTGTTAAATTCTTCCGTTGCTTCCTCCCATTTCATTTTCATTTTAGTAACCCATGCCATGCGCGGTCCATGCTTTGCCCACTCAGCTAATTCTTTAAGTTTATCTTCAGGCCCTTCAGTAATAATTGTAAGAGATCTATCCACTTCGTTTTTTACATAGCCAGTAAGATCTCGTGATTCAGCCTGAGATGAGGCATATACTCTAAAGCCTACTCTCTGTACTCTACCTTCTAAATTTATAATTAGCCTCTTGTTCATAATTTAACTTAAAATGGAACTCTTAAATTAGTATATTCTGCTTAAAAATAATGGTAGAATTAAACTAAGGATCATTACAATTACTAATACAAAAAAAACCGCTTTTTGGAATTGTTTGGTAATTTTATGCGCCGTCTCCTTTTTCATATTTATATAATAGCAAAATAATAGAATAGAATAAATGCTTGATAATTATTTTAAAAATTTAATATCTCTTAGAGAAAACGAAGAAATAGAAACAGTGATTCATCATCATTTGTTTACTTTCTCTGCTGATTTAATAAAGATAAGCTTAATACCTTTAGTATCTTTCGTCATTATCTATTTTATTGGTATTTCTAATTTTATCGCATTGTTTGACTCAGTATGGTTTCCTTATATTGCTTTGATCATTTTTATAGTCTGGGGAACTTACAGTATTTATACCTGGGCTATTTGGTATTTGGATACAGCTATAATTACTAACGAAAGAATTATCGTTGCTGAGCAAAAAAGTCTTTTCGAACGATTCGTATCTGAAGCCAATTTGGATAAAATACAGGATATCACAGTCAGTGTTAAAGGTATCTTACCGACAATTTTGAAATACGGATCAGTTATTGTTCAAACAGCAGGTGAGACAAATAATCTTATTATTAGGAATGTTTCAATGCCTGGGAAGATTCAATCTTTAATATTAAAATTAAAAGACAGTTCTTCTAAAGAACAACTGACAACTGACAGCTAACTTTTTTCAAGATGGTTAATTGTCAATTGTCACCTGTTAGTTGTTTTTCCTGACATTTGCACAACTTGATTAAGTTGCTATAATTGTAAACTGAAATTTACGGCATAAAAATAATAGATTTTAGAGGAAGGAAATCATGGATAAAAAAGATAATTTAAATAATGTAACTGATCTTAGAGAAAATAAAGATACTCTAATAGAAAAAAATACTGAGCAAGTAGTTACAAATAAAAAGCCTTTACCTTGGAAAAGAATAATAGCTCTTGGGTTTGCGTTTATATTAGTATCAAATATTATATTCGCCCTCGGTGTTTACAAATTTTCT is a window from the bacterium CG_4_10_14_0_2_um_filter_33_32 genome containing:
- the galU gene encoding UTP--glucose-1-phosphate uridylyltransferase, which encodes MDKQKVTKAILPVAGLGTRFLPATIASPKEMLPLVDKPVIQYLVEEAVASGINELIMVTGRTKRTIEDHFDYSYDLEHALRSRGKLDLLKEIKTISNLANIVYVRQKEPLGDGHAILCAKQVINDEPFAVLFGDDLVDSKDPCLKQLMEVYEKYQDPVIAVAEVPESEVSRYGVIKAEHLENNIYQIFDMVEKPEKHKEPSNLAIVGKYIVTPDIFENIKKAKPGKDGEIRLIDGLKELMKKRPLYACKFDGTWYSTGHKLDFLKATVAYALKREDLKEFKDFLKKFLENN
- a CDS encoding acylphosphatase, giving the protein MNKRLIINLEGRVQRVGFRVYASSQAESRDLTGYVKNEVDRSLTIITEGPEDKLKELAEWAKHGPRMAWVTKMKMKWEEATEEFNKFEIRY